From a region of the Campylobacter showae genome:
- the rplF gene encoding 50S ribosomal protein L6, which translates to MSRIGKQPIAIPSGVEVSVEGNVLKFKKGAHLKELDTKGHVDVKVEDAHIVFFPKSDERQDRAYWGTYRALANNIVIGITKGFVRQLEINGVGYKAAAKGQVLELTLGFSHPINHEVPKGVEISVEKNIITIKGDDKQVVGQIAAQVRAYRPPEPYKGKGVKYVEERIIRKAGKTSKK; encoded by the coding sequence ATGTCACGTATAGGAAAACAGCCGATAGCTATTCCAAGCGGAGTAGAAGTCAGCGTAGAAGGCAACGTCCTTAAATTTAAAAAAGGCGCTCATTTAAAAGAGCTTGACACAAAAGGGCACGTAGACGTTAAAGTCGAGGATGCTCACATAGTATTTTTTCCAAAGAGCGACGAGAGACAAGATAGAGCCTACTGGGGCACTTACAGAGCGCTTGCAAACAATATCGTCATCGGCATCACAAAAGGTTTTGTTCGCCAGCTTGAGATCAACGGCGTCGGCTACAAAGCTGCAGCTAAAGGCCAAGTGCTTGAGCTTACTTTAGGATTTTCTCACCCGATAAATCACGAAGTGCCAAAAGGTGTTGAAATCAGCGTAGAGAAAAATATCATAACTATCAAAGGCGACGATAAGCAAGTGGTCGGCCAGATTGCAGCTCAAGTCAGGGCGTACAGACCGCCTGAACCGTATAAGGGCAAAGGCGTTAAATACGTAGAAGAGCGCATCATCCGCAAAGCCGGTAAGACATCTAAGAAGTAA
- the rplR gene encoding 50S ribosomal protein L18: MTANVLKRKLALRIKRKRRIRAKISGTAVLPRISIFKSNRTLYVQAIDDVAAVTLAAADGRKLGIKANKEGAVTLAKEFAKTLKAKKIETALFDRNGYLYHGVVAAFADALRENGIKL, from the coding sequence ATGACAGCAAATGTATTAAAAAGAAAACTCGCTCTTAGAATCAAGAGAAAAAGAAGAATCAGAGCCAAAATTTCCGGCACTGCGGTATTGCCTAGAATTTCTATCTTCAAATCAAACAGAACTCTTTACGTCCAAGCTATCGATGACGTAGCAGCCGTAACTCTAGCGGCAGCAGACGGCAGAAAACTAGGCATAAAAGCAAACAAAGAAGGCGCCGTAACTTTGGCTAAAGAATTCGCAAAAACTCTAAAAGCTAAAAAAATAGAAACGGCATTATTCGACAGAAACGGCTATTTGTATCACGGTGTGGTAGCGGCTTTTGCAGACGCATTACGTGAAAACGGTATCAAACTATAA
- the rpsE gene encoding 30S ribosomal protein S5 — protein sequence MEKYNREEFEEVMVDIGRVTKVVKGGRRFRFTALVVVGNRNGLVGFGFGKAKEVPDAMRKAVDDAFKNIIEVKRKGSTIPHDVEVKFNASRVLLRPASEGTGVIAGGSARPILELAGIKDILTKSLGSNNSANVVRATLKALSMLKG from the coding sequence ATGGAAAAATATAACAGAGAAGAATTTGAAGAAGTAATGGTTGATATCGGCCGCGTTACAAAGGTCGTAAAAGGTGGTCGTAGATTTAGATTTACGGCTCTTGTTGTAGTAGGAAACAGAAACGGCCTAGTAGGCTTTGGCTTCGGTAAAGCAAAAGAAGTGCCGGATGCTATGAGAAAAGCCGTCGACGACGCGTTTAAAAACATCATCGAGGTAAAAAGAAAAGGCTCGACTATACCTCACGACGTAGAGGTTAAATTTAACGCTAGCCGCGTTTTACTTCGCCCTGCTAGCGAAGGTACGGGCGTGATCGCGGGCGGTAGTGCTCGTCCTATTCTAGAGCTTGCGGGCATCAAGGATATCCTAACAAAATCGCTTGGCTCAAACAACTCGGCAAACGTCGTTCGCGCTACTTTAAAAGCGCTAAGTATGCTTAAAGGCTAA
- the rplO gene encoding 50S ribosomal protein L15 produces the protein MGLENLKPAEGSTRQIKRLGRGQGSGQGKTAGKGHKGQRARKGYNEKRGFEGGQQPLQRRLPKVGFTSKFEKPYVINVEKIVAVKELSEITIATIATVHKISSSVKKIKLIGVSAKDLASKIKDENVTVSGRA, from the coding sequence ATGGGACTAGAAAATTTAAAACCTGCCGAGGGCTCGACTAGACAAATCAAAAGACTAGGTCGCGGTCAAGGTAGCGGTCAAGGTAAAACCGCGGGCAAAGGACACAAAGGTCAAAGAGCTAGAAAAGGCTACAATGAAAAAAGAGGCTTTGAGGGCGGTCAGCAACCGCTTCAAAGACGCCTTCCGAAAGTAGGCTTTACGTCTAAATTTGAAAAACCTTACGTAATCAACGTAGAAAAAATCGTTGCGGTAAAAGAGCTAAGCGAGATCACTATCGCTACTATCGCTACCGTACACAAAATTTCAAGCAGCGTCAAGAAAATCAAATTGATCGGAGTGAGCGCGAAAGATTTGGCTTCGAAAATCAAAGACGAGAACGTAACCGTTAGCGGACGTGCGTAA
- the secY gene encoding preprotein translocase subunit SecY: protein MNKTLTNKILITLAFLFAYRILAYVPVPGVNVNVIKEFFDSNSANALGLFNMFSGKAAERLSIISLGIMPYITASIIMELLAATFPNLGKMKKDRDGMQKYMQIIRYATIGITLVQAVGVSMGLQSLHGRGGEDAIMIDMNLFIAIAAASMLTGTMLLMWIGEQITQRGIGNGISLIIFAGIVSGIPSAIGGTVNLVNTGEMNFLVVIVILLVILVTVGIVIYVEMGERRVPVSYSRKVVMENQNKRIMNYIPIKVNLSGVIPPIFASAILMFPSTILQASTNPYIQAIHDFLNPNSYFFNFLTFLLVVFFAYFYASIAFNAKDISENLKRQGGFIPGIRPGEGTAGYLNEVASRLTFSGAIYLGLISTLPWVLVKIMGVPFYFGGTSVLIVVSVALDTMRRIEAQIYMNKYQTLSAVGL from the coding sequence ATGAATAAGACATTGACCAACAAGATTTTAATCACGTTGGCATTTTTATTTGCATACAGGATACTGGCATACGTGCCGGTTCCTGGCGTAAACGTCAATGTTATTAAAGAGTTTTTCGATTCGAATTCTGCAAATGCGCTTGGACTATTTAATATGTTCAGCGGCAAGGCTGCAGAGCGCCTCAGCATCATCTCTCTAGGCATTATGCCATACATCACGGCATCGATTATTATGGAGCTTTTAGCGGCTACTTTCCCAAATTTGGGCAAGATGAAAAAAGACCGCGACGGCATGCAAAAATATATGCAGATCATCCGCTATGCCACTATCGGTATCACGCTTGTTCAAGCAGTAGGCGTTAGTATGGGGCTTCAGAGCCTTCACGGCAGAGGCGGAGAGGACGCGATAATGATAGATATGAATTTATTTATCGCGATTGCGGCAGCTTCGATGTTAACTGGAACTATGCTTTTGATGTGGATAGGCGAGCAGATCACGCAGCGCGGTATCGGCAACGGCATCAGCCTTATTATCTTCGCTGGTATCGTTAGCGGCATACCTTCAGCCATCGGCGGAACGGTAAATTTGGTAAATACGGGCGAGATGAACTTCCTTGTAGTTATCGTAATTTTGCTTGTTATCTTGGTCACGGTAGGCATAGTTATCTACGTCGAGATGGGCGAGAGACGCGTACCGGTGAGCTATTCGCGTAAAGTCGTGATGGAAAATCAAAATAAACGTATCATGAACTATATACCTATCAAGGTAAATTTAAGCGGCGTTATTCCTCCGATTTTCGCCAGTGCGATTTTGATGTTTCCGAGCACCATTTTGCAGGCCAGCACAAATCCTTACATCCAAGCTATTCACGATTTTTTAAATCCAAATAGCTATTTTTTCAACTTTTTGACGTTCTTGCTGGTCGTATTTTTTGCATATTTTTACGCTTCAATCGCGTTTAATGCAAAAGATATCAGCGAAAATTTAAAAAGACAGGGCGGATTTATCCCGGGCATTAGACCGGGCGAGGGTACTGCGGGCTATCTAAACGAAGTGGCATCAAGACTAACATTTAGCGGCGCGATTTACCTCGGTCTTATCTCGACGCTTCCTTGGGTACTCGTTAAAATTATGGGCGTTCCGTTTTATTTCGGCGGCACGTCGGTACTGATCGTGGTTTCTGTCGCGCTTGATACGATGCGAAGGATAGAAGCTCAAATTTATATGAATAAATATCAAACTCTAAGCGCGGTAGGCTTGTAA
- the map gene encoding type I methionyl aminopeptidase translates to MAITIMQPNDIEKMRAANKIVAQTLDYVESVLKPGISLLEIDKICEDMIRAAGAKPAFKGLYGFPNAACISVNEVVIHGIPNEYKLQEGDIVSVDIGSNLNGYFGDSARTWGVGQISHEDEKLIACAKDALYFAIDTVKAGMHFKELSFEIEKFIRARGFVPLTGFCGHGIGRRPHEDPQILNYLEGGSPKSGPKIKNGMVFCVEPMICQKDGTPVIGPDKWKVTSKDGLRTSHYEHCMAVVNGRAEILSLA, encoded by the coding sequence ATGGCTATAACCATTATGCAGCCAAACGACATAGAGAAAATGCGAGCGGCGAATAAAATCGTCGCTCAAACTCTCGACTACGTAGAAAGCGTGCTCAAGCCCGGCATTTCTTTGCTCGAAATAGATAAAATTTGCGAAGATATGATAAGGGCTGCGGGCGCAAAGCCAGCGTTTAAGGGGCTTTATGGCTTTCCAAACGCCGCTTGTATCAGCGTAAACGAAGTAGTCATCCACGGCATCCCAAACGAATACAAACTACAAGAAGGCGACATCGTAAGCGTCGATATCGGCTCAAATTTGAACGGATATTTCGGCGACTCGGCTAGGACTTGGGGTGTTGGTCAAATTTCGCACGAGGACGAAAAACTAATCGCTTGCGCCAAAGACGCGTTATACTTTGCGATAGATACCGTAAAAGCGGGAATGCACTTTAAAGAGCTTAGTTTTGAAATCGAGAAATTTATAAGAGCTCGCGGATTCGTTCCGTTAACGGGATTTTGCGGTCATGGCATCGGTAGACGCCCGCACGAAGATCCGCAAATTTTAAATTATTTAGAAGGCGGGAGCCCAAAATCGGGACCAAAAATCAAAAACGGAATGGTATTTTGCGTGGAGCCGATGATTTGCCAAAAAGACGGCACTCCGGTGATCGGTCCTGACAAATGGAAAGTAACCAGTAAAGACGGGCTAAGAACCAGCCACTATGAGCACTGTATGGCTGTCGTGAACGGACGTGCGGAGATCTTAAGCCTGGCGTAA
- the infA gene encoding translation initiation factor IF-1, whose product MAKDDVIEIDGNVIEALPNATFKVELDNKHVILCHIAGKMRMHYIKIMPGDRVKVELTPYSLDKGRIIYRHK is encoded by the coding sequence GTGGCAAAAGACGACGTCATAGAGATCGACGGCAACGTCATCGAGGCGCTGCCAAACGCGACGTTTAAGGTCGAGCTCGACAACAAACACGTGATTTTGTGTCATATTGCGGGCAAGATGAGGATGCATTATATAAAAATAATGCCTGGAGACCGCGTAAAGGTGGAACTAACCCCTTACAGTCTGGATAAGGGTAGGATAATTTACCGACATAAGTAA
- the rpmJ gene encoding 50S ribosomal protein L36: MKVRPSVKKMCDKCKIVKRQGVVRIICENPKHKQRQG, translated from the coding sequence ATGAAAGTTCGTCCTTCTGTAAAGAAGATGTGTGACAAGTGCAAAATTGTCAAGCGCCAAGGCGTAGTTCGCATAATCTGCGAAAATCCAAAACATAAACAAAGACAAGGATAA
- the rpsM gene encoding 30S ribosomal protein S13 produces MARIAGVDLPKKKRIEYGLTYIYGIGLHKSRQILDATKISYDKRVNDLTEDEAAAIRKEIQENHVVEGDLRKSVAMDIKALMDLGSYRGLRHRKGLPVRGQKTKTNARTRKGKRKTVGAATK; encoded by the coding sequence ATGGCACGTATCGCAGGTGTGGATTTACCAAAGAAAAAGAGAATCGAATACGGTTTGACCTATATTTACGGTATCGGTCTTCACAAATCTCGTCAAATTTTGGATGCTACCAAAATTTCTTACGATAAAAGAGTAAACGATCTAACCGAAGACGAAGCTGCAGCTATCCGCAAAGAGATCCAAGAGAACCACGTGGTGGAAGGCGACCTTAGAAAAAGCGTCGCTATGGATATCAAGGCTCTTATGGACCTAGGAAGCTACCGCGGTCTAAGACACAGAAAAGGTCTTCCGGTGCGCGGTCAAAAAACTAAAACAAACGCTAGAACTAGAAAAGGCAAGCGCAAAACAGTCGGCGCTGCGACGAAATAA
- the rpsK gene encoding 30S ribosomal protein S11 produces MAKRKVVKKKIVRKSIAKGIVYISATFNNTMVTVTDEMGNAIAWSSAGGLGFKGSKKSTPYAAQQAVEDALTKAKEHGIKEVGIKVQGPGSGRETAVKSVGAVEGIKVIFLKDITPLPHNGCRPPKRRRV; encoded by the coding sequence ATGGCAAAAAGAAAAGTAGTTAAAAAGAAAATTGTAAGAAAAAGTATTGCTAAAGGTATCGTTTATATAAGCGCGACTTTTAACAACACTATGGTAACGGTTACCGATGAGATGGGAAATGCTATCGCTTGGAGCAGTGCTGGCGGACTAGGCTTTAAAGGAAGTAAAAAATCAACTCCTTATGCGGCCCAACAAGCAGTAGAAGACGCTCTAACTAAAGCAAAAGAGCACGGTATAAAAGAAGTAGGTATCAAAGTACAAGGTCCTGGCAGCGGTAGAGAGACCGCAGTCAAGAGCGTAGGCGCGGTAGAGGGCATAAAAGTAATATTTTTAAAAGATATAACTCCGCTTCCGCATAATGGTTGCAGACCGCCAAAACGCCGCCGCGTATAA
- the rpsD gene encoding 30S ribosomal protein S4 — MARYRGPVEKLERRLGVSLALKGERRLAGKSALEKRNYAPGQHGQRRSKISEYGLQLREKQKAKFMYGISEKQFRRLFQEAARREGNTGALLVQLLEQRLDNVVYRMGFATTRRFARQLVTHGHILVNGKRVDIPSYRVQAGAKVEVIEKSKNNPQIVRAIDLTAQTGIVAWVDVEKDKKFGIFTRTPEREEVVIPVEERFIVELYSK, encoded by the coding sequence ATGGCTAGATATAGAGGACCCGTTGAAAAATTAGAAAGACGTCTTGGTGTGTCTCTTGCGTTAAAAGGCGAAAGAAGACTTGCCGGTAAAAGCGCTTTAGAAAAAAGAAATTATGCACCAGGACAACACGGACAAAGAAGAAGCAAGATAAGCGAATACGGCTTACAGCTTCGCGAAAAACAAAAAGCTAAATTTATGTACGGCATTAGCGAAAAGCAATTCCGCCGCTTATTCCAAGAGGCTGCTCGCCGCGAGGGAAATACCGGTGCGCTTTTGGTGCAGCTTTTGGAACAAAGACTAGATAACGTAGTTTACAGAATGGGCTTTGCGACGACTCGCCGCTTTGCTCGCCAGCTAGTTACTCACGGACATATTTTAGTAAATGGCAAGAGAGTGGACATCCCGTCTTATAGAGTTCAAGCGGGCGCTAAAGTAGAGGTTATCGAAAAATCTAAAAACAATCCGCAAATAGTTCGAGCGATCGACCTTACGGCACAAACTGGCATCGTAGCTTGGGTTGACGTCGAAAAAGATAAAAAATTCGGAATTTTCACAAGAACTCCGGAAAGGGAAGAAGTCGTCATTCCTGTCGAGGAAAGATTCATAGTAGAGCTTTATTCGAAATAA
- a CDS encoding DNA-directed RNA polymerase subunit alpha produces MRKITTSAYMPTEISVESISENVARITAYPFETGYAVTLAHPLRRLLYSSTVGFAATGVKIEGVSHEFDSMRGMLEDVAQFIINLKNIRFKLKNESEREVVEYSFKGPKEIKAGDLKNDVVDVVNPDAYLATINEDAELKFSVIIQKGIGYVPSEEIRDNTEEGYIALDAFFTPVKKAVYELENVLVEDNPDYEKIIFTVTTDGQVGAIEAFKHAIEAMYQQMSVFKGVLNIDVSAGLNAQTSGSEHAKLLQSVEELNLSARSFNCLDKAEIRFIGELALMDENELKELKNLGKKSLDEIKAVMQEIGYPVGGDLGGGKEQLKKKIADLKSQMSAKE; encoded by the coding sequence ATGAGAAAAATTACCACATCAGCTTATATGCCTACCGAAATTTCAGTAGAGAGTATAAGCGAGAATGTCGCCAGAATAACCGCGTATCCGTTTGAGACGGGCTATGCTGTTACTTTGGCTCATCCGCTAAGACGACTTTTATATAGCAGCACGGTTGGATTTGCGGCTACGGGCGTCAAAATAGAGGGCGTATCTCACGAATTTGATTCGATGAGAGGCATGCTCGAGGACGTAGCGCAGTTTATTATAAATTTAAAAAACATCCGTTTTAAGCTAAAAAACGAGTCTGAGCGCGAAGTGGTTGAGTATTCGTTTAAAGGTCCAAAAGAGATAAAAGCCGGTGATCTAAAAAACGATGTTGTAGATGTCGTAAATCCAGACGCTTATCTTGCGACCATAAACGAGGATGCGGAGCTTAAATTTTCCGTAATCATTCAAAAAGGTATCGGATACGTCCCAAGTGAAGAAATAAGAGACAATACCGAAGAAGGTTACATAGCTCTCGACGCTTTCTTTACGCCTGTTAAAAAAGCTGTTTATGAGCTGGAAAATGTCCTGGTTGAGGATAACCCTGACTACGAGAAGATTATTTTCACGGTTACGACGGACGGACAAGTGGGCGCGATTGAGGCGTTTAAACACGCGATCGAGGCGATGTATCAGCAGATGTCGGTGTTTAAAGGTGTTTTAAATATCGACGTTTCTGCAGGCTTAAACGCTCAAACTTCAGGTAGCGAGCATGCGAAGTTGTTACAAAGCGTAGAAGAGTTAAATTTGAGCGCTAGAAGCTTCAACTGCCTTGATAAAGCCGAGATTAGATTTATTGGCGAGCTTGCTTTGATGGATGAAAACGAGCTAAAAGAGCTTAAAAATTTAGGCAAAAAATCTCTCGACGAGATCAAAGCCGTTATGCAAGAGATCGGATATCCGGTCGGCGGCGACCTAGGCGGCGGCAAAGAGCAACTCAAGAAAAAAATCGCCGACCTAAAATCACAAATGAGTGCAAAAGAGTAA
- the rplQ gene encoding 50S ribosomal protein L17: MRHGHGYRKLGRTSAHRSALLKNLAIAIIKSEKIETTLPKAKELRSYIEKLITRARKGDSNAHRAVFASLQDKETTNKLVTELAPKFVGKNGGYTRIVKTRVRRGDAAEMAYIELIKE, encoded by the coding sequence ATGAGACACGGTCACGGATACAGAAAACTAGGTAGGACGTCGGCTCACCGCTCGGCTCTACTTAAAAATTTAGCTATCGCTATCATCAAAAGTGAAAAAATAGAGACGACCTTGCCTAAGGCAAAAGAGTTGAGAAGCTATATCGAAAAGCTAATCACTAGAGCTAGAAAAGGCGACAGCAACGCTCACAGAGCAGTTTTTGCCAGCTTGCAAGATAAAGAAACTACGAATAAACTAGTAACTGAGCTTGCTCCAAAATTCGTAGGCAAAAACGGCGGATATACGCGCATCGTTAAGACTCGCGTTCGCCGAGGCGATGCTGCTGAGATGGCTTATATCGAGCTAATCAAAGAATAA